In the Deinococcus ficus genome, one interval contains:
- a CDS encoding HIT family protein yields MTHPCIFCEIVAGRSPVSPVAENDLCVAFLTIAPFNTGHTLVVPRRHAVTFTDLTAAEAAAMAQLAQEVARAQQRSTLPGHDFNLWMANGEAAGQDVFHAHMHVFPRLEGDAFKVEATWPSPARPELDAVAATLRGALGAR; encoded by the coding sequence ATGACCCACCCCTGCATCTTCTGTGAGATCGTGGCCGGCCGCTCCCCCGTGAGCCCGGTGGCCGAAAACGACCTGTGCGTGGCCTTCCTGACCATCGCGCCCTTCAACACCGGACACACCCTGGTGGTGCCCCGCCGGCACGCCGTGACCTTCACGGACCTCACCGCGGCCGAAGCGGCCGCGATGGCCCAGCTGGCGCAGGAGGTGGCCCGGGCACAGCAGCGCAGCACCCTGCCCGGCCACGACTTCAACCTTTGGATGGCAAACGGCGAGGCCGCCGGGCAGGACGTGTTCCACGCGCACATGCACGTCTTCCCGCGACTGGAAGGTGACGCGTTCAAGGTAGAGGCCACTTGGCCCAGCCCGGCCCGCCCTGAACTGGACGCCGTGGCCGCCACCCTGCGCGGCGCCCTGGGGGCCCGGTGA
- a CDS encoding YbfB/YjiJ family MFS transporter, protein MTRARDPEVQALLDMLRLSLGGAVALGFARFAYALLLPAMRADLHWSFTLSGAMNAANALGYLAGALSAARLGDRWGLRRLFTVGLLVTAAALAACALSGDGAVLLVLRFLAGLSGAWVFVSGGGLAALAARQHPARSARLLGVFYGGAGIGIVLSALLLPPLLTSGWRGAWLALGAASVACLLLTRPALRRLPDRAAPAPPGVRAPLRPLAFTLAAYACFGVGYIAYMTFIVAFLNSVGAGGLVTPFWAVLGACVVVNPFVWGPLQQRAPGARAMSVLMATLAVGAALPLWSHVPAALLLSGVLFGLSFLAVVTFTTVITRRVLPEHAWARGIVAFTSVFALGQVAGPLLTGLAADSAGGLRLGLGLSAAVLLLGAALALGQPGRAGRPA, encoded by the coding sequence ATGACCCGTGCCCGTGACCCGGAAGTGCAGGCCCTGCTGGACATGCTGCGGCTGTCGCTGGGCGGCGCCGTCGCGCTGGGCTTCGCGCGTTTCGCGTACGCGCTGCTGCTGCCCGCCATGCGCGCGGACCTGCACTGGAGTTTCACGCTGTCCGGCGCGATGAACGCCGCGAACGCCCTGGGGTACCTCGCCGGCGCCCTGAGTGCCGCGCGGCTCGGTGACCGCTGGGGCCTGCGGCGGCTGTTCACGGTGGGCCTGCTCGTCACGGCCGCCGCCCTGGCCGCCTGCGCCCTGTCCGGCGACGGGGCGGTGCTGCTGGTCCTGCGGTTCCTGGCGGGCCTGAGCGGCGCGTGGGTGTTCGTGAGTGGCGGCGGGCTGGCGGCCCTGGCGGCGCGGCAGCATCCGGCCCGCAGCGCGCGCCTGCTGGGCGTGTTTTACGGCGGCGCCGGCATCGGGATCGTGCTGTCGGCGCTGCTGCTCCCGCCGCTGCTGACCTCCGGCTGGCGCGGTGCGTGGCTGGCGTTGGGCGCGGCGTCCGTGGCGTGCCTGCTGCTCACCCGGCCGGCCCTGCGCCGCCTGCCGGACCGCGCGGCCCCGGCCCCGCCCGGTGTGCGCGCCCCGCTGCGGCCCCTGGCCTTCACGCTCGCGGCCTACGCGTGTTTCGGGGTGGGGTACATCGCGTACATGACCTTTATCGTGGCGTTCCTGAACTCAGTGGGCGCGGGCGGGCTGGTCACGCCGTTCTGGGCAGTGTTGGGCGCCTGCGTGGTCGTGAATCCCTTCGTGTGGGGTCCGCTGCAGCAGCGCGCGCCCGGCGCGCGCGCCATGAGCGTCCTGATGGCCACCCTGGCCGTGGGCGCCGCACTGCCGCTGTGGTCGCACGTGCCCGCGGCCCTACTGCTGTCCGGCGTGCTGTTCGGCCTGAGCTTCCTGGCAGTCGTGACCTTCACCACCGTCATCACCCGCCGGGTCCTGCCGGAGCACGCCTGGGCGCGGGGCATCGTGGCCTTCACCAGCGTGTTCGCGCTGGGGCAGGTGGCCGGCCCCCTCCTGACCGGCCTGGCCGCCGACAGCGCGGGCGGCCTGCGCCTGGGCCTGGGACTCAGCGCGGCGGTGCTGCTGCTGGGCGCCGCCCTCGCCCTGGGCCAACCGGGTCGCGCGGGCCGGCCCGCCTGA
- a CDS encoding thymidylate synthase, translated as MRAYLDLMEHVLEHGTDKTDRTGTGTRSVFGHQMRFDLAQGFPLVTTKRTHLKSIIYELLWFLRGDSNVRWLQDRGVTIWDEWAAPDGELGPVYGVQWRSWPTPDSGHVDQIREVIEAIRRTPDSRRLIVSAWNVGEIGRMALPPCHALFQFYVADGRLSCQLYQRSADIFLGVPFNIASYALLTLMVAQVTGLKPGEFIWTGGDCHLYANHFEQARRQLTREPRPLPVMHLNPAVQDIDAFTFEDFTLSGYDPHPGIKAPISV; from the coding sequence ATGCGGGCGTACCTGGACCTGATGGAGCATGTGCTGGAGCACGGCACGGACAAGACCGACCGGACCGGCACGGGCACCCGCAGCGTGTTCGGGCACCAGATGCGCTTCGACCTCGCGCAGGGCTTCCCGCTGGTGACCACCAAGCGCACGCACCTGAAAAGCATCATCTACGAGCTGCTGTGGTTCCTGCGCGGTGACAGCAACGTGCGCTGGCTGCAGGACCGCGGCGTGACCATCTGGGACGAGTGGGCGGCGCCGGACGGGGAACTCGGGCCGGTGTACGGCGTGCAGTGGCGCAGCTGGCCCACCCCGGACAGCGGGCACGTGGACCAGATCCGCGAGGTGATCGAGGCCATCCGCCGCACTCCGGACAGCCGCCGCCTGATCGTGAGCGCCTGGAACGTGGGGGAGATCGGACGCATGGCCCTGCCGCCCTGCCACGCCCTGTTTCAGTTCTACGTGGCCGACGGGCGGCTCAGCTGCCAGCTGTACCAGCGCAGCGCCGACATCTTCCTGGGCGTCCCCTTCAACATCGCCAGTTACGCGCTGCTGACGCTGATGGTCGCGCAGGTCACCGGCCTGAAACCCGGGGAGTTCATCTGGACCGGCGGGGACTGCCACCTGTACGCCAACCACTTCGAGCAGGCCCGCCGGCAGCTGACGCGGGAACCGCGGCCCCTGCCCGTCATGCACCTGAACCCGGCCGTGCAGGACATCGACGCCTTCACCTTCGAGGACTTCACGCTCAGCGGGTACGACCCGCACCCGGGGATCAAGGCCCCCATCTCGGTATGA
- a CDS encoding polymer-forming cytoskeletal protein, whose translation MGRPPPPPEFPDPARPGGGAAVPAWLDWLHEDADGTLGAEDRARLAAWPDADRVARWREALHGTQAALSSLPPPALPQSVARQVAGEVAASAQWRALPPPALPRSVAAAVAADVALAHTLQLAPAVLPRSVAADVAGDVRVAGQVRPPAIPRSVAASVASEIAWQARLHHPVPAAPSVAAGLAARIAAEAAGAQAVRPLPAEVPPVAAPVAAFQAAVDATPPEAAHVWVHPVPSLRGPNPAPALLVGALMVGLLLLTVTTAWPNLTAGALVLQALLAQVSPLAVVGAALVLLTSVVVAWRPTPTLRTVGAGAYALAAVLTLPTLYQGAASGRVTFGQNVTVERPVDGNVIAIGGNVHLTGAARVDGEVVTLLGDVTRDPGAQVTGRVNTLLGQAPGDRTALQAPPPSDLSVASAAAFRPLLGWLGGAAWSKFFVLLTAGALGSLFTLGVAPVLARRQRHAPMRTLALGVLTLAALGVPALVLGLAGLLGPALLATMLLVLLLAVGLSVTAYDGGRALAVRARLPVPDVVGAVLGLTAIAASLGEPPLALLFTLVGGTWGAGTLLLTHRAAR comes from the coding sequence ATGGGCCGCCCGCCACCCCCCCCAGAGTTCCCGGACCCCGCCCGCCCCGGCGGTGGGGCGGCCGTGCCGGCGTGGCTGGACTGGCTGCACGAGGACGCCGACGGCACGCTGGGTGCCGAGGACCGCGCGCGGCTGGCCGCCTGGCCGGACGCGGACCGGGTGGCGCGCTGGCGAGAGGCGCTGCACGGCACGCAGGCCGCGCTGAGCAGCCTGCCGCCCCCGGCGTTGCCGCAGAGTGTGGCGCGTCAGGTGGCGGGCGAGGTGGCCGCGTCCGCGCAGTGGCGCGCACTGCCCCCCCCGGCGCTGCCGAGGTCGGTGGCGGCCGCCGTCGCGGCGGACGTGGCCCTGGCCCACACCCTGCAACTGGCGCCCGCGGTCCTGCCCCGGAGTGTGGCCGCCGACGTGGCGGGCGACGTGCGGGTGGCCGGGCAGGTGCGGCCCCCCGCGATTCCGCGGAGCGTGGCGGCCAGTGTCGCCTCCGAGATCGCGTGGCAGGCGCGGCTGCACCACCCGGTACCCGCCGCGCCCTCGGTGGCGGCGGGTCTGGCGGCCCGCATCGCGGCCGAGGCGGCGGGCGCCCAGGCCGTCCGGCCCCTGCCGGCCGAAGTGCCACCGGTGGCTGCGCCGGTGGCCGCTTTCCAGGCGGCCGTGGACGCGACCCCGCCGGAGGCGGCGCACGTCTGGGTGCATCCGGTGCCCTCGCTGCGCGGGCCCAACCCCGCCCCGGCCCTGCTGGTCGGGGCGCTGATGGTGGGCCTGCTGCTGCTGACCGTGACCACCGCCTGGCCGAACCTGACGGCCGGCGCGCTGGTCCTGCAGGCGCTGCTGGCGCAGGTCTCGCCGCTGGCGGTGGTCGGCGCGGCCCTGGTGCTGCTCACCAGCGTGGTGGTCGCGTGGCGACCCACGCCCACCCTGCGGACCGTGGGGGCGGGCGCGTACGCGCTAGCGGCCGTGCTGACCCTGCCCACCCTGTACCAGGGCGCGGCCAGCGGCCGGGTGACCTTCGGACAGAACGTGACCGTGGAACGCCCGGTGGACGGGAACGTGATCGCCATCGGCGGGAACGTGCACCTGACCGGCGCCGCCCGTGTGGACGGCGAGGTGGTCACGCTGCTGGGCGACGTGACCCGCGACCCCGGCGCGCAGGTGACCGGACGGGTGAACACCCTGCTGGGGCAGGCGCCCGGGGACCGCACCGCCCTGCAGGCCCCGCCGCCCAGCGACCTGAGCGTGGCGAGCGCCGCCGCCTTCCGGCCGCTGCTGGGCTGGCTGGGCGGCGCGGCGTGGTCGAAGTTCTTCGTGCTGCTCACGGCGGGCGCGCTGGGGTCGCTGTTCACGCTGGGGGTCGCGCCGGTCCTGGCGCGCCGGCAGCGGCACGCCCCGATGCGGACCCTGGCGCTGGGCGTGCTGACGCTGGCCGCGCTGGGCGTGCCGGCGCTGGTGCTGGGGCTGGCGGGCCTGCTGGGGCCGGCGCTGCTGGCGACCATGCTGCTGGTGCTGCTGCTGGCGGTGGGCCTGAGCGTGACCGCCTACGACGGCGGGCGGGCCCTGGCCGTCCGGGCGCGGCTGCCGGTGCCGGACGTGGTGGGCGCCGTGCTGGGCCTCACCGCGATTGCCGCCAGTCTGGGCGAGCCGCCGCTGGCGCTGCTGTTCACGCTGGTGGGCGGGACCTGGGGTGCGGGCACGCTGCTGCTCACGCACCGCGCCGCCCGCTGA
- a CDS encoding dCMP deaminase family protein has protein sequence MTRPSFDELGLATAQLWASRSADAKVQVGACILDRHHRVVGVGYNGRAAGEPNERESLAHGQSGFIHAEVNALLAANWNGEGHTLYVTHEPCSTCARLIVNSRRVSRVVFATPYQEEGRAVAGLPFGADILRGAGIEVVHAG, from the coding sequence GTGACCCGCCCCAGTTTCGATGAGCTGGGACTGGCGACGGCGCAACTCTGGGCGTCGCGCAGCGCGGACGCGAAGGTGCAGGTGGGCGCGTGCATCCTGGACCGGCATCACCGGGTGGTGGGCGTGGGCTACAACGGCCGCGCGGCGGGCGAACCGAACGAGCGCGAGTCGCTGGCGCACGGGCAGTCCGGGTTCATTCACGCGGAGGTGAATGCCCTGCTGGCCGCGAACTGGAACGGGGAGGGTCACACGCTGTACGTCACGCACGAACCGTGCTCGACGTGCGCGCGGCTGATCGTGAACTCGCGCCGGGTGTCGCGGGTGGTGTTCGCCACGCCGTATCAGGAGGAGGGCCGGGCGGTGGCGGGCCTGCCGTTCGGGGCGGACATCCTGCGCGGCGCGGGCATCGAGGTGGTCCATGCCGGGTAA
- a CDS encoding OsmC family protein, producing the protein MTVTKTMTLHHLGEQRYVGHSASGHQILLDNSPIKVGVSPSEALLAAVAGCTAYDVVEIMRKKRTPLAEYRVELVAELDDTTTPKHYRRMTVRHLGRGQGVTQETLLKAAELSHEKYCSVAASVKSEIVVEAALLPDPATP; encoded by the coding sequence ATGACCGTCACGAAAACCATGACCCTGCACCACCTCGGCGAGCAGCGTTACGTGGGCCACAGCGCCAGCGGGCACCAGATCCTGCTGGACAACAGCCCCATCAAGGTCGGCGTGTCCCCCAGCGAGGCCCTGCTGGCCGCCGTGGCCGGCTGCACCGCCTACGACGTGGTGGAAATCATGCGCAAGAAGCGCACCCCCCTGGCCGAGTACCGCGTGGAACTCGTCGCGGAACTCGACGACACCACCACCCCCAAGCACTACCGCCGCATGACCGTGCGCCACCTCGGCCGCGGCCAGGGCGTCACGCAGGAGACCCTGCTGAAGGCCGCCGAACTCAGCCACGAGAAGTACTGTTCGGTGGCCGCCAGCGTGAAATCCGAGATCGTGGTGGAGGCCGCCCTGCTGCCCGACCCGGCCACCCCCTGA
- a CDS encoding cytochrome P450 produces the protein MTPRPASDPRALKAVEALYSPAALPDPYPLYEAVRAHAPGGVLHLPEWNAAFLTGHAANRAALSSPLALSGQGMGGAPASDGVRLLQGMMLWRNGPDHRRLRGLVELAFTPRVVEEQRVLVRALVHDLLDAAQSREAAGTEVDLVAALAHPLPARVIMTMLGLGAGDEERFVRWSGSVAELLGGANQSAELLARIDADAREMRAYFRDLAGELRARPRPGLLSALAAAQDGGERLSGDELLSNAVLLLTAGHETTSNLIPGGLLELAAQPAAWAALTADPRRPGVADELLRVVSPVQLDGRTLSGPLLLEGTPLPAGTQVQVMLAAANRDPLVFPDPARLDWTRPNAARHLAFAAGPHYCLGASLARLEITEVYAALAERFPRLRVLDPRPPYKPNPVLRGPAELKVRLDG, from the coding sequence ATGACCCCGCGCCCCGCCTCCGACCCCCGCGCGCTGAAGGCCGTGGAGGCCCTGTACTCCCCGGCCGCCCTGCCGGACCCGTACCCGCTGTACGAGGCGGTGCGCGCCCACGCGCCCGGCGGGGTGCTGCACCTGCCGGAGTGGAACGCGGCGTTCCTGACGGGGCACGCGGCGAACCGCGCCGCGCTGAGTTCCCCGCTGGCCCTGAGCGGTCAGGGTATGGGCGGGGCGCCGGCCTCGGACGGCGTGCGGCTGCTGCAGGGCATGATGCTGTGGCGCAACGGGCCCGACCACCGCCGGCTGCGGGGCCTGGTGGAACTGGCCTTCACGCCCCGGGTGGTGGAGGAGCAGCGGGTCCTGGTCCGCGCGCTGGTGCACGACCTGCTGGACGCCGCGCAGTCCCGGGAGGCGGCGGGCACCGAGGTGGACCTGGTGGCGGCACTGGCGCACCCGCTGCCGGCGCGGGTGATCATGACCATGCTGGGCCTGGGGGCTGGGGACGAGGAGCGGTTCGTGCGCTGGTCGGGCAGCGTGGCGGAACTGCTGGGCGGCGCGAACCAGTCGGCGGAACTGCTGGCCCGCATTGACGCGGACGCCCGCGAGATGCGCGCGTACTTCCGCGACCTGGCCGGCGAGCTGCGCGCCCGGCCGCGGCCCGGCCTGCTGTCCGCGCTGGCGGCCGCGCAGGACGGCGGCGAGCGCCTCAGTGGCGACGAGCTGCTCTCCAACGCCGTGCTGCTGCTCACCGCTGGGCACGAGACGACCAGCAACCTGATTCCCGGCGGGCTGCTGGAACTGGCCGCTCAGCCTGCCGCCTGGGCCGCCCTGACCGCGGACCCGCGCCGGCCCGGCGTCGCGGACGAACTGCTGCGCGTCGTGTCCCCGGTGCAGCTCGACGGCCGCACCCTGTCCGGGCCCCTCCTGCTGGAGGGCACACCCCTGCCGGCCGGCACGCAGGTGCAGGTGATGCTGGCCGCCGCGAACCGCGACCCGCTGGTGTTCCCGGACCCGGCCCGGCTGGACTGGACCCGCCCGAACGCCGCGCGGCACCTGGCGTTCGCGGCCGGCCCGCACTACTGCCTGGGGGCCAGTCTGGCGCGGCTGGAGATCACCGAGGTGTACGCCGCGCTGGCCGAGCGCTTCCCGCGCCTGCGGGTGCTGGACCCACGCCCGCCTTATAAGCCGAACCCGGTGCTGCGGGGGCCGGCGGAACTGAAGGTGCGGCTTGACGGGTAG
- a CDS encoding adenosylcobinamide-GDP ribazoletransferase produces the protein MTPPDPPAARSLLARHAFALNLAVTFLSAVPLPFLGRAHGEDFRRASGYFPLVGYLVGGAVALVLLLPLPLPAGVGAALAVWAWLWVTGLLHFDGLVDSADALLAMRAPERRLEILHDVHVGAFGLAAGGVYLLLLWSLLSASIPAFAPVVAAVLGRAVMLIPMNLYPVAGNSVIGGQSRGGRPWVPLLLTLPVLLLPGGLLAAVLALLGGLLVARFAAGRLGGVLNGDTYGLVVVGAELLVLLSYAWGQA, from the coding sequence GTGACCCCACCCGACCCCCCTGCGGCCCGTTCCCTGCTCGCCCGGCACGCCTTCGCGCTGAACCTCGCCGTGACGTTCCTCTCGGCGGTCCCGCTGCCCTTCCTGGGCCGCGCGCACGGCGAGGACTTCCGCCGGGCCAGCGGGTACTTCCCGCTGGTGGGTTACCTGGTGGGCGGCGCGGTGGCGCTGGTGCTGCTGCTGCCCCTGCCGCTCCCGGCGGGCGTGGGCGCGGCGCTGGCGGTGTGGGCGTGGCTGTGGGTGACCGGCCTGCTGCACTTCGACGGACTGGTGGACAGCGCCGACGCGCTGCTCGCCATGCGCGCCCCGGAACGCCGGCTGGAGATCCTGCACGACGTGCACGTGGGCGCCTTCGGGCTGGCGGCGGGCGGCGTGTACCTGCTGCTGCTCTGGAGCCTGCTCTCGGCGTCCATCCCGGCCTTCGCGCCGGTCGTGGCGGCCGTGCTGGGCCGGGCGGTCATGCTGATTCCCATGAACCTGTACCCGGTGGCGGGCAACAGCGTGATCGGCGGGCAGTCGCGGGGCGGGCGGCCCTGGGTGCCCCTGCTGCTCACGCTGCCGGTGCTGCTGCTGCCCGGCGGGCTGCTCGCGGCGGTTCTCGCCCTGCTGGGCGGGCTGCTGGTCGCGCGGTTCGCGGCCGGGCGGCTGGGCGGCGTGCTGAACGGCGACACGTACGGCCTGGTGGTGGTGGGCGCGGAGCTGCTGGTGCTGCTCAGTTACGCCTGGGGGCAGGCGTGA
- the moaC gene encoding cyclic pyranopterin monophosphate synthase MoaC yields MSPDAQTGDSPAPELTHFRDGLPRMVDVTGKAPTARSATAEGWVRLPPDARAALEAGTNPKGDPLTVARLAGLAGSKRTADLVTLCHPIPVTGADVQVTLEPAGVRVQATVRTTAPTGVEMEALTAVTVAALNVYDMLKAASKAIEITGVRLLAKSGGKSGDYHARPGQPGPSPDQG; encoded by the coding sequence ATGAGCCCCGACGCACAGACCGGCGATTCCCCTGCGCCGGAACTCACGCACTTCCGGGATGGCCTGCCCCGCATGGTGGACGTGACCGGCAAGGCGCCCACCGCGCGCTCGGCCACCGCCGAGGGCTGGGTGCGGCTCCCGCCGGACGCCCGCGCGGCGCTGGAGGCCGGCACCAACCCCAAGGGCGACCCGCTGACCGTGGCGCGGCTGGCGGGGCTGGCGGGCAGCAAACGCACCGCGGACCTGGTGACGCTGTGCCACCCCATTCCGGTGACGGGTGCGGACGTGCAGGTCACGCTGGAACCGGCGGGCGTGCGCGTGCAGGCGACCGTGCGCACCACTGCCCCCACCGGCGTGGAGATGGAGGCCCTGACGGCCGTGACGGTCGCGGCGCTGAACGTGTACGACATGCTCAAGGCCGCCAGCAAGGCCATCGAGATCACGGGCGTGCGGCTGCTCGCCAAGTCCGGCGGGAAAAGCGGCGACTACCACGCGCGGCCCGGCCAGCCCGGGCCCTCCCCCGATCAGGGGTGA
- a CDS encoding histidine phosphatase family protein, whose protein sequence is MLTLHLVRHAPTVRNHERRYPFPHEDPPLSPEGEALARRLVLPAADVVFASPRARVRQTAALAGFPEVLDAPALVEARFGVMAGLTWAELEARHGEAPRTWIDTLSDPQSPLGPPGGETGQAFHGRVQAWLDALPEEGAVLAFAHSGTLQAALRLTVGLGAVVTPPGTRITLERAGGPWWLSAVVPPG, encoded by the coding sequence ATGCTGACCCTGCACCTCGTCCGGCACGCGCCCACCGTCCGCAATCATGAGCGGCGCTATCCCTTCCCGCACGAGGACCCGCCCCTCTCCCCGGAAGGGGAGGCCCTGGCCCGCCGGCTCGTGCTGCCGGCGGCGGACGTGGTGTTCGCCTCGCCCCGGGCGCGGGTACGGCAGACCGCCGCCCTGGCCGGCTTCCCGGAAGTGCTGGACGCCCCGGCCCTGGTCGAGGCCCGCTTCGGCGTGATGGCCGGGCTCACCTGGGCGGAACTCGAAGCCCGGCACGGCGAGGCCCCGCGCACCTGGATCGACACGCTCTCGGACCCTCAAAGCCCGCTCGGCCCCCCCGGCGGGGAGACCGGGCAGGCCTTTCACGGCCGGGTGCAGGCGTGGCTGGACGCCCTGCCGGAGGAGGGCGCCGTGCTGGCGTTCGCGCACTCCGGGACCCTCCAGGCCGCCCTGCGCCTCACGGTGGGCCTGGGGGCGGTGGTCACGCCGCCCGGCACGCGCATCACCCTGGAACGGGCGGGCGGGCCGTGGTGGCTCAGCGCCGTGGTGCCGCCCGGCTAG
- a CDS encoding dihydrofolate reductase codes for MPGKPELVAIYAMTENRVIGRDGGMPWHLPADFAHFRRLSVGRPNIMGRKVWESLGGTALKDRLNIVLTRNPAYRAEGAVVVHTPAAALEAAGDAPEVAIIGGAEIYALYAGQLTRREETVIHTVLEGDTFMPELPGEWTVTTERVRPADARNAYDLTFRTLVRQTP; via the coding sequence ATGCCGGGTAAGCCGGAGCTGGTCGCCATCTACGCCATGACGGAAAACCGCGTGATCGGCCGGGACGGGGGGATGCCGTGGCACCTGCCGGCGGACTTCGCGCATTTCCGGCGGTTGAGCGTGGGCCGGCCGAACATCATGGGCCGCAAGGTGTGGGAGTCGCTGGGCGGCACGGCGCTGAAGGACCGGTTGAATATCGTGCTGACCCGCAACCCGGCGTACCGGGCGGAGGGCGCGGTGGTGGTGCACACGCCCGCGGCGGCGCTGGAGGCGGCGGGGGACGCGCCGGAGGTGGCGATCATCGGCGGGGCGGAAATCTACGCGCTGTATGCCGGTCAGCTCACGCGGCGGGAGGAGACGGTGATTCACACCGTGCTGGAGGGCGACACCTTCATGCCGGAGCTGCCGGGGGAGTGGACGGTGACCACCGAGCGGGTCCGGCCGGCGGACGCGAGGAATGCGTACGACCTGACCTTCCGGACGCTGGTGCGGCAGACTCCCTGA
- a CDS encoding YceD family protein produces MTDSPRIHLGSLMRTQDDAHAEGELTELTYEQGGLPQTLRFAEPAWYDVDVNSLGSQEMYLQGTFEPTLIMECARCLREVHVPLELKLGTLMRYDPSADQPYLEEAESGEEVLVFGDPNLDLSAYLAETTVLAAPLSVLHDPACKGLCQVCGQDLNEGTCEHMAQVPVEEIDDDLGIPEGSAHAKQNPFASLKDLDVPEE; encoded by the coding sequence ATGACCGATTCGCCCCGCATTCACCTGGGTTCCCTGATGCGCACGCAGGACGACGCGCACGCCGAAGGCGAACTGACAGAACTGACCTACGAGCAGGGCGGCCTTCCCCAGACCCTGCGCTTCGCCGAACCCGCCTGGTACGACGTGGACGTCAACAGCCTCGGCTCGCAGGAAATGTACCTGCAGGGCACGTTCGAACCCACCCTGATCATGGAGTGCGCCCGCTGCCTGCGGGAGGTGCACGTGCCGCTGGAACTGAAGCTCGGCACCCTGATGCGCTACGACCCCAGCGCCGACCAGCCGTACCTGGAAGAGGCCGAGTCCGGCGAGGAGGTGCTGGTGTTCGGCGACCCGAACCTGGACCTCAGCGCCTACCTGGCCGAAACGACCGTGCTGGCCGCGCCGCTGAGCGTGCTGCACGACCCGGCTTGCAAGGGCCTGTGCCAGGTGTGCGGGCAGGACCTCAATGAGGGCACCTGCGAGCACATGGCGCAGGTGCCGGTCGAGGAGATCGACGACGACCTGGGCATTCCGGAAGGCAGCGCGCACGCCAAGCAGAACCCCTTCGCGTCCCTGAAGGACCTGGACGTTCCCGAGGAATGA